The proteins below are encoded in one region of Paenibacillus albus:
- a CDS encoding PIG-L deacetylase family protein, translated as MNVLAIGAHPDDIEVFCAGTLLKYKQQGHNIFIALTTSGNIGSNEYESREAIGQAREQEQLEAAKVLGAQVRFMRFDDQGLQDTPESRRSVINAIRWANPDVILANYPLDPSTDHAITGKIVSEVMLSIPGKLIPADEPPISRNPSLFFYGTAVGIDFTPEVYVDITDVFDQKKEALSKHVSQYAWMDVYQTHGLLDILEITDKFRGLQAGFIYAESYRAFRIHGYMPNFKLLP; from the coding sequence ATGAACGTGCTGGCCATCGGTGCGCACCCGGATGATATTGAAGTATTTTGCGCGGGAACGCTGCTGAAGTACAAGCAGCAGGGACATAACATCTTTATCGCGTTGACGACGAGCGGAAATATCGGTTCGAACGAATATGAGAGCAGGGAAGCCATAGGTCAAGCGAGGGAGCAAGAACAGCTGGAAGCGGCAAAAGTGTTGGGAGCGCAAGTGAGGTTTATGCGATTCGACGATCAGGGCTTGCAGGACACGCCGGAATCGAGACGATCGGTCATAAACGCGATCCGCTGGGCGAATCCGGACGTCATACTGGCTAACTATCCGCTTGATCCAAGCACGGACCATGCCATAACCGGGAAGATCGTAAGCGAAGTCATGCTGTCCATTCCCGGAAAGCTGATTCCGGCGGACGAACCTCCCATATCCCGAAACCCTTCTCTCTTTTTCTATGGCACGGCGGTGGGAATCGATTTTACTCCTGAAGTGTACGTAGACATCACAGATGTCTTCGACCAGAAGAAGGAAGCCTTATCCAAGCATGTAAGCCAGTATGCTTGGATGGACGTCTATCAGACTCACGGCCTGCTGGACATTTTGGAAATTACCGACAAATTCAGAGGGCTTCAAGCCGGGTTCATCTATGCGGAAAGCTATCGGGCTTTCCGGATTCACGGCTATATGCCGAACTTCAAGTTGCTGCCTTAG
- a CDS encoding thymidine kinase, with amino-acid sequence MAQLYYKYGTMNSGKSFEIIKVAHNYEEQGKRVLIYSPSFSARDGAELVGSRVGFERAAIPVDEQTNLYESVKSHLSTSGPKQIYCVLIDEAQFLKKHHIIQLTQVVDELNIPVMAFGLKNDFQNQLFEGSYNLLVQADKIEEIKTICWYCDRKATMVIRFRDGQPVNAGAQIQIGGNEDYKPVCRRCYNQAFRSQNDSDSEE; translated from the coding sequence GTGGCACAGCTCTATTACAAATATGGAACGATGAACAGCGGCAAATCGTTTGAAATTATTAAAGTGGCACATAATTACGAGGAGCAAGGCAAACGGGTCCTCATCTACTCGCCATCGTTCAGCGCAAGAGATGGCGCAGAGCTAGTCGGCTCCCGGGTCGGCTTCGAGCGGGCGGCCATTCCGGTCGACGAGCAGACGAATCTGTATGAGAGCGTGAAGTCACATCTCTCAACGAGCGGACCAAAGCAAATCTACTGCGTCCTTATTGATGAAGCGCAGTTTCTGAAGAAGCATCATATTATCCAGCTCACCCAGGTTGTCGACGAATTGAACATTCCGGTTATGGCTTTCGGGCTGAAGAACGACTTCCAGAACCAGCTGTTCGAAGGCAGCTACAATCTGCTCGTGCAAGCGGACAAGATCGAAGAGATTAAGACGATCTGCTGGTATTGCGACCGCAAAGCTACGATGGTCATCCGTTTCCGTGATGGGCAGCCGGTTAACGCAGGCGCACAGATCCAAATCGGCGGCAACGAGGATTACAAGCCGGTATGCAGGCGGTGCTATAACCAAGCCTTCCGCAGCCAGAATGACAGCGATAGTGAAGAATAA